Proteins encoded by one window of Chryseobacterium aquaeductus:
- the rplU gene encoding 50S ribosomal protein L21 yields the protein MFAIVEIAGLQYKVEQDQKLFVNRLKGDKGGKVSFDKILLTVNGAITVGAPAVSGITVEAEILDHVKADKVIIFKKKRRKGYEVKNGHRQSLTQIQITGITGFEAKKAEKPAKKTTKKADAESAE from the coding sequence ATGTTTGCAATTGTAGAAATAGCAGGGCTTCAATATAAAGTTGAGCAAGACCAGAAGTTGTTTGTGAACCGTTTGAAAGGAGACAAAGGAGGAAAAGTATCTTTCGATAAAATCTTACTTACTGTAAACGGAGCAATCACTGTAGGCGCCCCAGCTGTAAGCGGTATCACTGTAGAGGCAGAGATCTTAGATCACGTAAAAGCTGATAAAGTAATCATCTTCAAAAAGAAAAGAAGAAAAGGTTATGAAGTAAAGAATGGTCACAGACAATCTTTAACTCAGATTCAAATTACTGGTATTACAGGATTTGAAGCTAAAAAAGCAGAAAAACCTGCTAAAAAAACAACTAAAAAAGCTGACGCTGAAAGCGCAGAATAA
- the rpmA gene encoding 50S ribosomal protein L27: MAHKKGVGSSKNGRESHSKRLGVKIFGGQEAIAGNIIIRQRGTQHHPGNNVGMGKDHTLHALVDGKVVFRKKANNRSYVSIEPNA, from the coding sequence ATGGCACACAAGAAAGGAGTTGGTAGTTCCAAAAACGGTAGAGAATCTCATTCTAAAAGATTAGGTGTGAAGATTTTCGGTGGACAAGAAGCTATTGCTGGTAACATCATTATCAGACAAAGAGGCACTCAACACCACCCAGGTAACAATGTGGGTATGGGTAAAGATCACACTTTGCACGCACTTGTTGACGGTAAAGTAGTTTTCAGAAAGAAAGCAAACAACAGATCTTACGTATCTATTGAACCAAACGCATAA